The nucleotide sequence GAGCGTGACGATGGTGATGGGCAGCGTCAACAGCACCAGCACCGGCTTGACCAGCATGTTCAGCAGTCCCAGCACCAGGGCGGCGATCAGCGCCGAACCGAAGCTGGCCACCGAGATCCCGGGCAGCAGATACGCCACCACCAGCAAGGCCACCGCGTTCAGGATCCAGACAAGGATCAGGGTCATGTTCGAATCTCCCGCATAAGGGTGTAAAAGGGACGGCGACGTCGCCGTCCCCCAAAGACTACACCATCAATAGCGGTAGTGATTGCTCTTGAACGGGCCGTCCACCGACACGCCGATGTAGGCCGCCTGGTCGGGCCGCAGCGTGGTCAGGTTGGCACCCAGCTTCTTCAGGTGCAGGCGGGCGACCTTTTCGTCCAGTTGCTTGGGCAGCACGTAGACCTGGCCTTTTTCGTAGGCATCGTTGCGCGTGAACAGCTCGATCTGCGCGATCGTCTGGTTGGTGAACGACGACGACATCACGAAAGAGGGATGGCCCGTGGCGCAGCCCAGGTTGACCAGGCGGCCCTTGGCCAGCAGGATGATGCGCTTGCCGTTGGGGAAGATCACGTGGTCGACCTGCGGCTTGATTTCTTCCCACTTGCAGTCTTCGAGCGACGCGACATCGATTTCGTTGTCGAAGTGGCCGATGTTGCAGACGATGGCCTGGTCCTTCATGCGATCCATGTGGTCGCGCGTGATGACGTTGTAGTTGCCGGTCGCGGTGACGAAGATATCGGCCTTGTCCACGGCTTCTTCCATGGTCACGACCTTGTAGCCTTCCATCGCCGCCTGCAGGGCGCAGATCGGATCGATTTCCGTGACCCAGACCTGTGCGCGCAGCGCCTGCAGTGCCTGGGCGCAGCCCTTGCCCACGTCGCCGTAGCCGGCCACCACGGCGATCTTGCCCGCGACCATCACGTCGGTGGCGCGCTTGATGCCGTCCACCAGCGATTCGCGGCAGCCGTACAGGTTGTCGAACTTGGACTTGGTGACCGAGTCGTTGACATTGATGGCGGCAAAGGCCAGTTCGCCGCGCTGGGACATCTGGTACAGGCGATGCACGCCGGTGGTGGTTTCTTCCGTGACGCCGCGGATCTGGGCCAGGCGCGTGGAATACCACTTGGGATCGCGGGCCAGGGTGGCCTTGATGGCGGCGAACAGCACGCGCTCTTCCTCGCTGCCCGGCTTGGCCAGCACGGAGGCATCGCTTTCCGCCTTGGCGCCCAGGTGCAGCAACAGCGTGGCATCGCCGCCGTCGTCCAGGATCATGTTGGCGTGCTGGCCGTTGGGCCATTCGAAGATCTTGTGGGTGTATTCCCAGTACTCGGTCAGCGTCTCGCCCTTGACGGCGAACACCGGCGTGCCGCCTTCGGCGATGGCGGCGGCGGCATGGTCCTGCGTCGAGAAGATATTGCAGGAGGCCCAGCGCACTTCCGCGCCCAGGGCCTTCAGGGTTTCGATCAGCACCGCGGTCTGGATGGTCATGTGCAGGCTGCCGGCGATGCGCGCGCCCTTCAGCGGCTGCGCGGCGGCATACTCTTCACGCGTGGCCATTAGGCCGGGCATTTCGGTTTCCGCGATGGCGATTTCGCGGCGGCCCCAGCCGGCCAGGCCGATATCGGCAACGATGTAGTCGGAAACGGATTTTTCGGAAACGGTGTTCATGGGTTTGGCTCCACGTGTAAACGGACGGCGCCACACCGCGGCCCGAAACGTGCGCAATACCCGGCTGGCGATTCCGCCGGGACCCCACCGATGGTTGGCGCGCCCGCCTCTGCCACGCATGCGACAAAGGTGAGCGCCGTTGCATGCCGCCACGCGATGCGCGACAGCTGGTTGCCTGAGCCTGGCGGGGGACATTCTGCCGGGCATCCGCCCTGGCCTGTTGCCTTGCCCCGTCGCAGCGCTCCTCAGGCGTGGGCAATATTGTAGCGGGTCGCCGGAGTCAGCGGAACCAGGGCGTCCAGCAAATCCATGGCGATGGCGTCCCAGGTGCGCGTCAATGCATGCTGGCGCACCGCGTTCCGGTCCAGCGCGCGGGCATCCAGGCAGGCCTGGCGCAGGTCGTCGCGCAGGAAACCGGTGACACCATCCTCGATCACGGCCAGCGGCGCATCCGTGCGGAACGCCGCGACCGGCGTACCGCAGGCCAGTGCCTCCAGCATGACCAGGCCGAAGGTGTCGGTCAGGCTGGGGAAGACAAAAACATCCGCCGCCGCGTAGTACCGGGGCAACATATCGTCGGCCTGCATGCCCGTGAAGCGCACCCCCGGATACTTGCGGCGCAGCCGTTCCTCATCCGGACCGCCCCCCACCACTACCTTGCTGCCCGGCAGATCCAGCGACAGGAAGGCGT is from Bordetella bronchialis and encodes:
- a CDS encoding phage holin family protein produces the protein MTLILVWILNAVALLVVAYLLPGISVASFGSALIAALVLGLLNMLVKPVLVLLTLPITIVTLGLFLIILNALLFWFAGSILKGFQVNGFWWAVIGAILYSIISGLLSTLLVS
- the ahcY gene encoding adenosylhomocysteinase, with the translated sequence MNTVSEKSVSDYIVADIGLAGWGRREIAIAETEMPGLMATREEYAAAQPLKGARIAGSLHMTIQTAVLIETLKALGAEVRWASCNIFSTQDHAAAAIAEGGTPVFAVKGETLTEYWEYTHKIFEWPNGQHANMILDDGGDATLLLHLGAKAESDASVLAKPGSEEERVLFAAIKATLARDPKWYSTRLAQIRGVTEETTTGVHRLYQMSQRGELAFAAINVNDSVTKSKFDNLYGCRESLVDGIKRATDVMVAGKIAVVAGYGDVGKGCAQALQALRAQVWVTEIDPICALQAAMEGYKVVTMEEAVDKADIFVTATGNYNVITRDHMDRMKDQAIVCNIGHFDNEIDVASLEDCKWEEIKPQVDHVIFPNGKRIILLAKGRLVNLGCATGHPSFVMSSSFTNQTIAQIELFTRNDAYEKGQVYVLPKQLDEKVARLHLKKLGANLTTLRPDQAAYIGVSVDGPFKSNHYRY